In Coturnix japonica isolate 7356 chromosome 11, Coturnix japonica 2.1, whole genome shotgun sequence, the sequence GTGGGGCtcctacagcttctctggggaAGAGCCAACCAGAGATTTTCCATAGCAGAGGGCAGAGCTCCCCATGCCAAGCGGgaggaacaaaaggaagcattgaccaagcagcaaagcaaaggagaggAACAGGAGTCATGCAGAAAACAGCTTGTCTAAAGCCAGTAGGAAATCCACGAGCTGCACAGTGTCTCAGGAGGCTCAGCCCAACCAGAGACTGGAGCCAGTGTCCCACTTttagggggaagaaaagcaatacagTTCAGGGAAGGGGCATAATCCAGTGTCAGGGCAGATCATAGCAGCTGTATTACCTGGACGAGGATGAGCTTACACCGCAGAGGCACCGTGTCTGGGAACTCCTCTCCAAAGCACAACATGACCCTGCTCTCTGGGAAGCGGCCCTGGTTGTTGTAgtactgctgcagctctgcaaggagaagagcacagctggaggctGTCTGCAAGTGCTGATACCCAGCATGTGGATCAAGCAGCCTGACACAAAGCAGGCTGGTGGCTCTGCCAGGAGAAACCCTGCTGCACAAAGCCTCCAGCCATGAGGCCTTTGCTACGTGACAATGCACTGCATCACTCCTTCCCAGATCTGATATCTGGAGTTACTCATCCACATCATTTAGGTAAACAGCAGTGATGGACAGTTATAACCTCAAGGCGCTCCAAGAGGAAGCGGAGCAAAGCCAAGAACAACATCAAGCCCTCCTCCAGTTCTCATACCAACCTCTAAAGAATAAGTTGGTGTCGAATATCTTCACCACCTCATCCCGGTCCAGTTTGCTGGGCCTGTCCTTGTACACCACCGTGTTCCCACTCCAGAAGACCCTTCCCTGGCACAGCCTCTTGATGAAGATACCCTGCttgttgctgtgcagcaggacACCCCTCTCCAGGTGCCCAAAGAGCTTCTTGGTGATCTGCTTCTGGCGGTCATTCTGGATGGCTTCGGCTGAGGGGAACCTCACGTGCTCCAGGCTATCAGGGGCGTAGAGCTTCTCACCGTGGTTAGAGGGTTGGCTGAGCGacagcctgcagccctcaggATAGGAGGTGGTGATGTGCCCCACCAGCCTCCCGCTGTAGAAGAAGGTGATCACCATCTGGGAGTAGCCTGGAAGAAAAGGACAGGTGAGATAGAGTCACTGTCTGCcatataacacacacacacacacacaagctcCAGAGAGGAGTGTGATGGCCACAGCCCAGCATCACACAGGGGAATGGGAGCTGCCTTACCCGATTGATGTTGCTCATAGCCAGTGTACCCATTCACCAGGGGCAAAGCTGTgggcagagaaagcagagatgtgtCCAGCTCCAGCATATTTCCCTTTCCCAAACCCTAATCCTACCCTCCCACTACCATAAGGCTCTTCCCACTCATTAAGCACACCAGGCTTCCCATCTCCTGAATGGGAGACATCAGCAAACACCCCCAGGGTAATTTCAAGAACTGTGCAATGAATGCTGCACGGTGGGATGCCCTATATCCACCAAAATGCTGATTTCAAGCACTAAGGAAGGTGGAATACAAGCATTGCCCAGAGGGAGCCTACACCATCCATCATCACAGGCACTGCCCTTGGACAAACAGCTGGGTCCTATAGAACACTCCACACACTACTTAcaggggctgggctgctgcatCCACCAGTCTGGTATTGGGGGGTTCCTGCAGGTCTCCTGTGGGGGTGAGGGGCTTCTCTTGATGATCCCCAGATATTCATCCACACAAGGAGGCTGGAGCAGAAGGGGACACCCATTAGGATCAGCCAAGGACAAAAAAAAGCTGGATAGTGCCCAAAGAGGGGTCCGAGAGGCAAAGCAAGAAGGCAAAAGGGATGCCAAGAGGCTGGTGAATGCTTTTTGGTTAGAAAGAGCAAGTTTGGGATTCCCCAGGCTGTGCACTCAAATAACCTCTCAAGAGGCATGGAGCAGAACAGGCCCCACACAGTGCAACGAAGAAAGGGAACAGAAGCACAAGAAGCCTGCAGCCCCCTCCAAACACAAATGCAAACGAAGCATGCTCCAGCCATGAGCAACCACACCGAGACCTCAGACTTGCGCAGATGAATgaccacagccagcacagctgcaaaagCACAGTGCTCTACATGAGGCAGATGTAGCTTTAAGCACCACCAGGCAAGCAGTCTTTGCCTGGTCAGGTCTGCATCCATAGTGGGAGCTCACCTCTTTCATCAGGTCATCGatggcagaggggctgcagtCCATGTCCCCAACATCAGTCAGGCTGCTCCCGTTCCCAACACCGACTTtgcctgcagagagcagtgaggatgatgcagcagagcagccgTGGCCTCACCACCAGATTTCAGAAACCCTTCACCCCACGAAAGTTATGAAACTGAGAACCGCAGCAATCCCGCGTTCCTCTTCCCCCCCAGCAGCTGCATTACGGGGCCAGAAACCAGCCTGCAATAAATGGCACTGGTACATAGTGACGAGCAGTAGGGCAAACTAAATTCGGCTtggggttagagcagaggagagGGTGTTTTCTGAGCACCCCAGAGACCGgggctgcttctctttttgccATGAGCCGGTGGGAACCTGCAGTGCCATTTGCATACAGGGCCCCCAGTGTAAACACATAGGAGACAAGATGCTACACGCAGATCTCCTGCGTGATTTATCTTGttttctccccctctcctcctttttaCTAAGACAAAGCTagcaaggagagaaaggaaaaactcCATCACACATCAGAACAACAGCAGAGAGATGCATATTGCAACCTGTGCCATACAGCAgtggctgctccctgctgagctgctgtttctaTTGGAGTGATAGCAAGAGGGAAGGGATTTATCACAACTCCCTGCCAGGGCAGGTGCTGGGAggacaaagcactgcagtgatgcAGGACATGCACCCAAGCTATGGGgccagccccacactgctggCTATAGGTCAGCAGTACCCAGAGCCCATGCCTTTCAATGGAGCACTCACatttctgctcctcttctgGCACGATCCTGTACACCTTGTAGGGCTCAGAGATGTCCAGCTGGGACCTGTCTGTTACCTCCTCAAAGTCAGGGCTCTTGTTCAAGGCACAACGCAGCCGTGTCTTCCAGGTGGCCGGTTCTGCCTTGTCACCTTCTTTGAATTTGCCTTTGAAAACAGCCCAAGcctaaagcaaagcaagaaTGAAATCATTCTCAATATAAGCTCTGCAAATCCCTTTGGACCAAAGAGTGGATGGGCAGCACATCTTGGGCACGTTGCTGCTCACAAACAACTCATAAGTCCCCAAAAGTTCAGGCATTGCcacacagccagctctgcaccagCCACACCACACCAAGCTATGGGAGCTGGAGTTGGTTTCATGGCCCCTCACAATACAGCTCAAACCAAAGCTAAAACAGCAGCATGTGAATTCGTCTCAGCATGGACTGATACAAGGGTGCAGACCCAAGCAATGATGCCCATCCTGACCCAGTAACACCCAAATCCAGACTAAAATACAGCTCACCCCTTCAGCTTTAGACCAGAAACTGCCAGCTGGATTCTTCATTTAATATCTAAATGGCACTTGTGCTTTCACGGGGAGGTGGGAGACTATCTTTTAATATAGATAGCAgatatgaatatatataaagCCACCTCTATAACCCATTGCTGTGATCGGTGCCCTGAAAGCCATCAGTCATCGTGAATAAAGCAAGGTATGGGAATGGGGCAAGGTATGGGAATAGAGCAAAGGGAATTCCTGGGGAAGAGCCTGACTTTTTGGTTCAGGACAGAATTTTCCCATTATACCCAATGTGTGAAGTCCCTCCTCTCTGAGAAATAGCTGacgcttccttccttccttttctttctttggtaAATACACTCTTATCAGAAAGAGCCCATTAGGAAGCTTAGGGCAGGTGACAGAGCATATCAGATAGCCCAGAAACCACTGACAACAGGGCCAGACCACCTCACCTTATAGCCCAGAAACCATTGGTTATAATGACAGACCATCTCATCCTACCTTGAAAATCGAAGCATCCACCTCCTGGTTGTAGTCCTGCTTCCCTGCGTGCTTCCAGGGGATACGGAACATGGTTTTCTCCTCATTCTCCCATATGAGCCCTGGGTATTGCTCACTGTCTATCTGCTCAATCAGCCACTGCCGCAGCCGCCTCCCACCGTTACGGTCACACATCCTGGGGCAGAAATAAGAGCTGTCAGTCTGTCCGTTTATCCCCACACCCTTTTGCAACCCCTCAACTAACAGCAGTCTGGTCTACGAAGATATCTTAACGCATTCTAATAGCTGCCTCTCACTTTCAGGGCATGGAAGCGATCACTCTCTGCTCCACTTTATCACATGCAGCATTGGCCACGTCCCCCTCCGTACACCAAACCTCCCTTTACTACACTGCAAAAGCCatagcagcagttctgcagccgTTCCCCCATCGCTCCGCCCCAGCCATGTGGGCAGGCACTGGACCGGTGCCCACACCCCATTTACTGAGTATGACGAAAGCTCTCATGAGCCTATCTGCAGCCTGAGCCTATCTGCAGCCTGCGTGGAAGCCCTGCTGGAAGGCACCTTtatcctcctcctgctgctgatcAAAGCTCTGGCGCAGCAACAGGCTGCCTTGCAATGGCCCCTCTTTTTGGGGTCAACCCCATAGGAACTGGGCTGTCAGCTAAAGAAGTGATGCTATAGAGGCAGACAGCTCCCAGTACTAAAGcaatgagggggaaaaaaaaaagacctaaaagGGCAAAGCCTCATGCAGCATGAGAACAGCAAGGAGCAGTGCAGGTAGCAGCAGGGTCACCCAACCACATCCTCTCCAGGACAGGACCATGGCCCTGCTGAGGGATGTGAGGTCACCCCACTTCTGGTCTCAGCTCGTTTGTAGCTAAACGGCTTAATGGAGCAGCCATGAGAAAGCCAATTCAGCCCATCTTCTCATCAGCTTGTTCACGTTACCTTCAAACTTCACATCCCAGCACCCAAAGATCCTTCCCGATGCACTGCCAGCACCGTGCAGCCCTATTTCCTACACACCCAAGAGCCCTATAAGCACCActcccagcaccctgcagcttACAACCCATTACCCTGCCTGCTTTACTGTACACACACAGGACCCTCAAACTCCATTCCCAGagcccacagctcagctccatccaCCCCCAGCACCCTATAAACTCAGCACCTTTAAGCCCTAAcccccagcaccctgcagcctcCATTCCATCACCCCCAACCCTATCCCAGCACCACCCTGACCCCACAACCCTAACACCCCCTCCCTTAGCACCCCATGCCCGTACCCTCCTCACTCCCAGCACCCTAAAACCCTACAGACATACACCTTAAAGCCTTATCCCAGCACCGTATACCCCCCACTCCAGCAACCAGCCACCCCCCATGTCTGTACCCTACTCACCCCCACCATCCTAAAACCCTACATACACCTTAAAGCCTTATCCCAGCACTCTACACCCCCACTCCAGCAACCAGAGACCCCAAAGACACCCTAATACCACCCCGATccctccccacaccccacaACACACCCCATTAATTACCTTCCACGCACCCCACTCCGCTCCCCTCCGCCCGCGCCCGCACCCTTATAGCGCCCCGCAAGGCGCGCCCTACATCGCCCCGCCCCCTGAGCCTCTCAGCCAATAGgagcccttcctcctcctttcgCGCCAGTAGGGGGCGCGCGCGCGCGCTTTTCTCCGCAGCTCGTGGTTTTCCGGGAAATCAACATCGTGGAGCGGGGGCGGCTCGTGTCCGTGTGTCCAAAGTCCGTCCGGTCTCATTCCGTCCCATTTTATCTATGTCTTCATCCCCACGCTGCTCCAGGTGCTGCTCAGTCAATCCCAGCCCATTGGCTTTGCTTATATTCCTTAGGCTTAGCACAAGGTGGTCACCCAGATACCCCATAGCAATGTGGACACCAGCTTTGCACCAGCCAAGGGTTTGCACATCTGCAAAGCCCAAAGCACATCATAGCCCAAacctcagctgcagctttggCTTCCGAGGGGCTTTAATGGGATTATCTGCTTATATGCCCTTGTTCTTGGAAGCAAAGCATGAAGTGTTCCCATGTGGGTGATGCTGAGAGATGGGGAATTGCTTAGAGCTGTGCAGATGGTGTAATAAAAGCAACGATATAAGGTGTAAAGCCTTCACTCTGATGTATAACAAATGGCTGCTGCATGAGCCTGCGTGATATATAGGGAGAGCCAGATGCATCCATTGCAATCTGATGTGATGAGGGGGGTCAGTATCAGCAGGGGGAATTGCACTGCTGACTGCCTGCATTGGTGATGTGAGAGCTGGCAAAaccaggagcagggctggaagggTTGCATTGCTTTTCCATCAAGGACAGAATGTAGAGTCGTGTGGGAATAGAGCTGTGTGGCATCTATGTGGGTGTAGCAGgttctctttgctgctgtgatgctgtaatCACTTGGGGCATCCCCCGTGGTTCCCACAAGCCGGGGTGAATTAGGGGAAACACTGCAAGGCCGGGATGCCCACAAGGCAGATCAGGCCGTGGGATGGGTGCTGAAGTGGCAGCGTGAGGTTATCACACCTACTGCACATCTAATCTCTGCTTATCACAGATCTGCGATGACTTCCTATTGACACCAGAAACcaactttcttctctttttcctgtgcaCGAGttccatttttctgcttcctaaaATGATAACCGAGGCGTTCGATGCAATATCTACAAGGTTTGCTCAacttccctcccagctcccttgATCGACAGCATTAATTGGCCTTTCCTCCCCACTAATTGCCCAAGATGCTTCCCCAGGTACTGCAGCACTTCTATGTAGAATAACAGCCCATCCCTCTatccctgcagccatccctATGGTTTTAATCAACCCACCCCCTTTCttggcagctcagcaccagcttTGTCCCACTCACAGGCTTCAATACCCAGAAATTTCCACTAAGGGAATTCCTAGAAATACTTGAATCAAGGATTGGATCCTCTTGTGGTGACCCTGAAAAGTGCTTTAATGAAGAGTGAGGCCCTGCCCTTCTATTTCTCACTTAACAGTTGATTTTTCCCATACaacagggcagcagcagagcagcccctgcaTGACTGCAGCTGTGGGGTCCTGCCCCAATGCATCCATGGGCGCTGGGCACGGTGGCTGTCATGTTTTGCAAGGCACAAAGACAACATCTCTCTGCCTGTCTGTCCATgcatcagctcctgctgctgggcagtggaTGGGTGGGTGCTGGAGAACCAGTTCAGGAGCTCCCGCTGCTCCCACTTTGCTCCTTCTGGGCCAacaagctctgcagctcctcctggtCCTTGAAGGGATTCCTGCCATAATCACGACGAATCCAGGCACGGTACtgacaaagcaaaaccacagaGGATATCACAGTCATTGGGTGGGCATGCAA encodes:
- the IRF8 gene encoding interferon regulatory factor 8 isoform X1; its protein translation is MAFAVMCDRNGGRRLRQWLIEQIDSEQYPGLIWENEEKTMFRIPWKHAGKQDYNQEVDASIFKAWAVFKGKFKEGDKAEPATWKTRLRCALNKSPDFEEVTDRSQLDISEPYKVYRIVPEEEQKCKVGVGNGSSLTDVGDMDCSPSAIDDLMKEPPCVDEYLGIIKRSPSPPQETCRNPPIPDWWMQQPSPSLPLVNGYTGYEQHQSGYSQMVITFFYSGRLVGHITTSYPEGCRLSLSQPSNHGEKLYAPDSLEHVRFPSAEAIQNDRQKQITKKLFGHLERGVLLHSNKQGIFIKRLCQGRVFWSGNTVVYKDRPSKLDRDEVVKIFDTNLFFRELQQYYNNQGRFPESRVMLCFGEEFPDTVPLRCKLILVQVEQLCVRQVMEEAGKTCSSPMLPDEVQQEQVYRIFQDICGPHQRPLFRENQQIAV
- the IRF8 gene encoding interferon regulatory factor 8 isoform X2 → MCDRNGGRRLRQWLIEQIDSEQYPGLIWENEEKTMFRIPWKHAGKQDYNQEVDASIFKAWAVFKGKFKEGDKAEPATWKTRLRCALNKSPDFEEVTDRSQLDISEPYKVYRIVPEEEQKCKVGVGNGSSLTDVGDMDCSPSAIDDLMKEPPCVDEYLGIIKRSPSPPQETCRNPPIPDWWMQQPSPSLPLVNGYTGYEQHQSGYSQMVITFFYSGRLVGHITTSYPEGCRLSLSQPSNHGEKLYAPDSLEHVRFPSAEAIQNDRQKQITKKLFGHLERGVLLHSNKQGIFIKRLCQGRVFWSGNTVVYKDRPSKLDRDEVVKIFDTNLFFRELQQYYNNQGRFPESRVMLCFGEEFPDTVPLRCKLILVQVEQLCVRQVMEEAGKTCSSPMLPDEVQQEQVYRIFQDICGPHQRPLFRENQQIAV